The Phormidium ambiguum IAM M-71 genome contains the following window.
TCATCATATCGAGCAGTCCGTGAATAGCCTCATCGCCGCCTGTGCCTAGTATTGCAGCACCGAGAATGCGGTGGGTTTCGGCATCAACCACAATTTTTATAAAGCCCTGGGTCTCACCCTTCTCGATCGCCCGACCAACCCGTGTCATTGGTCTTATGCCCATGAGCAAGGGACGACCTGAAGCGCGAGCCTGCGCCTCTGTCATGCCAACGCGCCCTAGTGGGGGATCGATATAGAGGGCGTAACCGGGGATGCGATCGCTGACCAGTTTGGCAGCACCGTCAAGCAGGTTAGCCGCGACAATCTCAAAATCATTGTAAGCCGTATGGGTGAATGCACCCCGTCCATTGCAGTCACCCAAAGCCCAAATACCAGGTACATTTGTGCGGAGCCGATCGTCAACCATGATATAGCCGTGGGTGTCAGTGGCAACCCCAGCACGGTCGAGTCCCAGATCGTCGGTGTTAGGTTGCCGCCCGATCGCCAGCAGAACATGGCTGCCAATCACCTCCGGGACACCTTCAGTACAGTTAACCTGCACAGACACTCCTTCCGAATGGGACGCAAAGGCAATGCACTCAGCATTTGTGCGAATATGTATGTTTTCTGCTTCAAGGATTTGCCCGATTGCGGCGGACACATCCTCATCCTCGCGGGTAACAAGGCGCGGGCTTTTCTCAATTACAGTTACCTCCGCACCTAAGCGGCGGTAAATCTGGGCAAACTCTAGCCCAATATAGCTACCTCCCACCACCACCAGATGCCGGGGAAGACTGTCCAGCGCCAAGATAGATGTGTTGGTTAGATAATCGATTTCCTGTAGACCGGGCATCTCAGGTATCCGCGCCCGACCTCCAACATTGATGAAAATTTGTGGTGCAGTGAGTCGTTCATCACCGACTCGCAGCGTGTTCGCGTTCTCGAAGCACGCTTGCCCCTGAAACACCGTCAAG
Protein-coding sequences here:
- a CDS encoding FAD-containing oxidoreductase, giving the protein MTQSFDALIVGAGQAGPPLAARLTAAGMRVALIERHLIGGTCVNTGCTPTKTLVASAYAAHLARRAADYGVLIAGAIAVDMKRVKARVDAVAANSRNGLEAWLRSMEHLTVFQGQACFENANTLRVGDERLTAPQIFINVGGRARIPEMPGLQEIDYLTNTSILALDSLPRHLVVVGGSYIGLEFAQIYRRLGAEVTVIEKSPRLVTREDEDVSAAIGQILEAENIHIRTNAECIAFASHSEGVSVQVNCTEGVPEVIGSHVLLAIGRQPNTDDLGLDRAGVATDTHGYIMVDDRLRTNVPGIWALGDCNGRGAFTHTAYNDFEIVAANLLDGAAKLVSDRIPGYALYIDPPLGRVGMTEAQARASGRPLLMGIRPMTRVGRAIEKGETQGFIKIVVDAETHRILGAAILGTGGDEAIHGLLDMMNADQPYTTLQWAVPIHPTVSELIPTVLSEMQPLPLLVT